From the Salipiger sp. CCB-MM3 genome, the window CACGCGGTTGCGGTCGGCCCGGTCCATCAGTTCCAGCCGGTCGTGGATCATGTCGTAGCAGCCGAGGAAATCGCGCCCCATGCCGATCGGCCAGCTGGCAGGCGTCACGTCGATGGCGAGGTTTTCCTGAATTTCGTCGATGATCTCGAAGGTGTCGCGCGCCTCGCGGTCCATCTTGTTGCAGAAGGTCAGGATCGGCAGGTCGCGCAGGCGGCAAACTTCAAACAGCTTGCGGGTCTGGCTTTCCACACCTTTTGCGCCGTCGATCACCATGATCGCCGCATCCACCGCGGTCAGCGTGCGGTAGGTGTCTTCGGAGAAGTCCGAGTGGCCGGGCGTGTCGACGAGATTGTAGCGGAACTGCCCGTATTCGAACGACATCGCCGAGGCGGAAACCGAGATGCCGCGCTCCTGCTCCATCTTCATGAAGTCCGAGCGCGTGCGCCGCGCTTCACCCTTGGCGCGGACCTGTCCGGCCATCTGAATGGCCCCGCCGAAAAGCAGGAACTTTTCGGTCAGCGTGGTCTTGCCCGCATCCGGGTGCGAGATGATCGCGAAGGTGCGGCGCCGCGCGATCTCGGGCGGCAGGGTGGGGCGGTTCGAAGCGGTGTCCAGCATGAGCGCGCGTATAGGTCCGCGAGGTGCTTTTGTCTATGGGGAACCGCGCGCTGCGGCGCGGGGTTGAGCACGGGAAAGGAGACCTGCCATGACCCGCGACCACGGCCCCTCGATCAAGGACGATAAGCTCTACTCCGATCTGCGCGACGATGGCTATTCCAAGGAAAAAGCCGCGCGTATCGCCAACGCCAAGGCCAACCCCGACATGCACCCGTCGAAGAAGGGCGGCAAGGCGCCGCCCTATGAGGAGTGGACGAAAGACGCGCTTTACGAGCGCGCGCAAGAGATCGATATCGACGGTCGCTCGAAGATGACCAAGGATCAGTTGATCGACGCTTTGCGCGACCACTGAGCGCCGCGCGGGCGGCAACCTCGGGCCGGCGTATTTGGAAAGAGAAGAAGCCCTTTTCGTCTTCCTCTTGGCGGAAATATCCCGGGGGAGGCCGCGTCAGCGGGCGGGGGCAGAGCCCCCAATGGGACGCGCTGTCATTGTCGTGCCATTACCATCGTGGCTTGGGCTTTATCCCACCGACGAGCGTCGCAGCAAATCGGCGACGTCGGGCCGCTGCAGCATGACTTCCTGCACCTCGATCTCCGGCTGATCCGTGGCGCGGTGGCGCGGCAGCAGGGCAGCGAGCTGTTCGGAGAGTTCCGCGGGCAGCGCTGCGCGGGTGCGCGTGTCGACCAGCATGGATTCGGCGGCGATGCCCTCGGCATAGATGATCTGATGGTGATCGAAGAGCATCTGGTAATATTCCACGAAGCCGCCCTGCTGCTGCAGGATGCTCTCGCCGTTGAGCAGGTGGCGGGCGCGAACCAGAAGCTCGGCGCGTCCGGCGCCCAGCCGGTCGCGGCGCTGGTAGATGAACAGCCGGTGATCGGGGCTGACCAGCAGATCGCGCGCATTGTTGAGCGCCCCGGCGCGGATCAGGATCGGTGCGAAGGCGCCGCTGGCCCGCACCACCTGATGGCCGATCCAGCGGATTTCCTGCGGGCCGTCGTCGCGGGTCAGCACGCGGTCGCCCAGTTGCAGATCCTCGACGGGTCGCTGCACGCCCGAGGCCATGGTGATCAGCGTGCCGCGGGTGAACGAGACGCAGGCCGCTTGCGCGAATTTGGCCAAAGCATCCTGCGTCGACACGCCGACCAAAGCGTAATCCTTGCGCGGCTGCATCGGCGCGAGCGGCATGAGGTATAACTCGGTCACCAGACCTTCGGCATCGGTTTCGACCAGAACGATCGCTTCGATGATGGCGCCGTCGCCGCTCATGAACAGCAGGCAGCTGTCGAGATGTAGCTCTGCGCCTGCGGTGCCGGTCTCGCTGCCGGGCGCCACTTGGAAGGGCGACGCGGCGGCGGGCAGCAGCGACAGGCGGCAGGGGCGCGCCAAGGGCGAGAGCGCGTAGACATCGTCTGGCTGCAGATCGTCAGCAAAGCTCAGCCCGTCGCCGAGGTTGGCGCCGCTCACCACGCGCAGATGCGCGCCGCGATAGACGCTCACGCTGTGCAGTGCGCGGGTGGCTTCGGTCTGCAAAGGGGCTCTTGCCATCACTCGTCTCTACCGTTCATGCGCAGCAGGGTCTGCGCGCTCGTCTCTCCGGCCCGCTTGCCGATCTGCTTGCCGTTCGTGGTCCCAAAGGGCTGCGCGACCTGTCGCAAAGCCAGCGGCGTCGCGAAGCCAATGACCACGTAGCGCGCGGCGCAGGAATGGCCGAGCCTACACCCCATTGTATGCCAAGGGAATGTGTCATCATATGGCCCCGAGCCCGGCGTTTTGCCGGCAGACGACAAGAGGAGAAAGACATGGATCTCGGGATTTCGGGCAAGACGGCGCTGGTCTGCGCATCGTCCAAGGGGCTGGGACGCGGCTGCGCCGAGGCGCTGGCAGAGGCTGGCTGCAACCTCGTGATGAACGCGCGCGGCGCCGAAGCTCTGGAACAGGCGGCCGAGGAGATCCGCAGCACCTATGGTGTCGAGGTCGTCACGGCGGCTGCCGATATCGTCTCGGAAGACGGGCGCGCGCAGGTGCTGGAACTGGCGCGCGGCGCCGACATCCTTGTGACCAACGCCGGCGGTCCGCCCCCGGGTATCTGGAGCGACTGGGATCGCAGCGATTTCCTCAAGGCGCTGGACGGCAATATGCTGACCCCGATCGCGCTGATGCAGGCGCTGCTGCCGGGGATGATGGAGCGCGGCTGGGGCCGGGTGGTCAACATCACCTCGCGCTCGGTGAAAGCGCCGATCCTGCAGCTGGGTCTGTCGAACTCGGCGCGGGCGGGTCTGACAGGCTTTGTCGCGGGCACCTCGCGGCAGGTGGCCGAGAAGGGCGTGACCATCAACAACCTGCTGCCGGGGGTGCATGAGACCGCGCGCATCGTGCAGATGGACACGCATGACGCCGAGCGCACAGGACGCCCGATCGCCGAGATCAGCGCCGAGCGCGCGTCGGGCATTCCGACCCGCGAATACGGGCAGGCGGCGGATTTCGGCAAGATGTGCGCCTATCTGTGTTCGGTGCACGCGCGCTTCATCGTCGGGCAGAACATCGTTCTGGACGGCGGCGAGACGCTGGCGACGATCTGAGCCGATGGCACGGGGACCGGACGGGCAGGGCGGGGGCGCGGGCTACTCGCTCGCCGATCAACTGTTCAACCGCGGCACGCTTGGCGTTCTGGCGCAGGAATATTCCGTCCTGCCGGGGTTCGCGCCCGACCGGTTCATCGAGACCGCTTTGCCGCGTTTCGAGGGGCTGGGCGTGCATGCGCGGCTGGAGGTGATCGCCGAGGCGCTGGCCGAGCAGCTTGCTTCGGATTTCCCCGAAATGGTGGATCAGGTGGAGGCGGCGCTGCCGTCGCCGCTTGACCCCAGCTTGCGCGACGATGACTTCGGGCGGTTCATCCACGCGGTGCCCGGGGTTCTGGCCATGCGTCACGGGATGGACCACCCGGAGCGCGCCCTCGATCTGCTGCACGCGGCCACGCAGCGGTTTTCCATGGAATACGCCATTCGCCCGTTCCTCAACCGCTGGCCCGATCAGGTGCTGGCGCGGCTCGACGCTTGGGTGGAGGACCCGCATTACCATGTGCGGCGGCTGGTCTCGGAAGGGACACGGCCCAAGCTGCCTTGGGGGATGGGCATCTCGCTCGACCCACTGCTGCCGCTGCGCTTTCTCGATGCGCTGCATGGGGATGAGACGCGCTTTGTCACGCGCTCTGTTGCCAATCACCTCAACGACCTGTCGAAGATTGCGCCCGATGCGGTGCTTGGGCGGCTCGAGGACTGGCAGTCCGGCGCGCGGCAGGACGCCAAGGAGTTGGACTGGATGACCCGCCACGCGCTGCGCACGGCGGTGAAGCGGGGTGAGCCACGGGCGCTGGCGCTGCTTGGCTATCGCGCGGACCTGCCGGTGCGCGCGCAGCTGAGCCTCGATCCGCCAAGCCTGCCCATCGGCGAGACGCTGGAGATTGTCGCAGAGATCGAGGCGCCGGAGGGTGGCGCCGTGATGGTGGATTACCGCCTGCGCTTCCACCGCCCGAAGGGCAGCGCCGAAAAGGTGTTCAAGCTCAGATCGGTGCAGCTGAAGCCGGGGCAGAGGCTGCGGCTGGTGAAACGGCACCGCATGAAAGGCGATGCGACCACCTTCCGGCTGCACCCCGGCCCGCATGCGGTGATCCTGCAGGTGAACGGGCGCGACGTGGCGGAGGCCGCCTTCGATCTGCGCGAGGCTTAGGGCGCTTCATTCCGCTTCATTCCATTGGGGACACGAAGGACGCTATGGCGCTCAATGAGTGCGCGCCGGCCCGGCGGTGCGGGTTGGCGCCATGCGCGGGGTAAGCGGAAGCGACGTCAGCGTCAGCCGTTACGAGCCGGAATAGCCTGAGGTGCTGATGATGCCTGTGGGAACGCCGGTGTCGAGCATCGCGGCGCAGCCGGAGTGGGCATCTTGGAAGCCGATCACCGAGGCATTGAGCAAAAGATGCCAGCTGGCGTGATAGCCATAGGCCTGCGCGCGTGAATAGGCGCAGCCGTCGGAGGTGATGAAATAACGGCCCTGATAATCGAGCGGGGGCACATCGTCGCCCGCATGGGCGGTTTGTATGCCAAGCAGGCTGAGCGCGAGGGCGCCATAGACAAAGTATTTTCCAGAATGCGAAAGCGCCCCGGGCCTTCGGCGCGGGGTGGTGTGGTCGGTCTTTCGGGGGGCAAAGCGGATCATGCAAGGCTCCATGGTTGAGGTGACAGGGGTTGAGGTGACAGGGCCTAGGGTGCGCTGCAAATCTGAACTGCACCTCAAAATTTAGGATTTTAGAAATCTTTGGGCGCGGCGCGCTGGGCACCGCTTGCGGCAAAGGCAGGGAGTTGCGCAGCATAGGGTGGTATCGGGGAGGCGCGCGCCAAACCGCTTGGCAAATCCTGCGCTTTGGGGCAGAGGGAAGCACATGAGCCAGACCTCCTTTACCCTGTCCGGGCGGGACGGAGCAGCGCGCACCGGGGTGATCTCTACCCCGCGCGGCGAGATCCGCACCCCCGCCTTCATGCCCGTCGGCACCGCTGCCACCGTCAAGGCGATGCTGCCCGAAAGCGTGCGCGCCACCGGCGCCGATATCCTGCTGGGCAATACCTATCACCTGATGCTGCGCCCCGGTGCCGAGCGCGTTGCGCGCCTTGGCGGGCTGCACAAGTTCATGAACTGGGAGCGCCCCATTCTGACGGACTCGGGCGGCTTTCAGGTGATGAGCCTTGCCGGGCTGCGCAAGCTCACCGAGGAGGGGGTCACGTTCAAGAGCCATATCGACGGCTCGAAGCACATGCTCTCGCCGGAAAGCTCGATGGAGATTCAGCGGCTGCTCGGCTCGGACATCGTGATGTGTTTCGACGAATGCCCGGCGCTGCCCGCCGACCGCAAGCGGATCGAAGAAAGCATGCGCCTGTCCATGCGGTGGGCGCAGCGCTCGCGCGATGCCTTCGGCGACCGGCCGGGGCATATGCTGTTCGGCATCCAGCAGGGCGGGCTCGAAGAAGACCTGCGCGGTGAGAGCGCCGAGGCGCTGAAATCCATCGGCTTTGACGGCTATGCCGTGGGCGGGCTCGCCGTGGGCGAGGGGCAGGAGGCGATGTTCAAAGTGCTCGACTTCGCCCCCGGCCAGCTGCCCGAGGACAAGCCGCGCTATCTGATGGGGGTGGGCAAGCCCGACGATATCGTTGGTGCGGTGAAGCGCGGCATCGACATGATGGACTGCGTGCTGCCCTCGCGCTCGGGTCGGACCGGGCAGGCGTGGACGCGCCGCGGCATGGTCAACATCAAGAACGCCCGCCATCAGGACGACCCGCGCCCGCTCGACGAGCATTGCAGCTGTCCGGCCTGCCGCAGCTACTCGCGCGCCTATCTGCACCATGTCTACCGCGCGGGCGAGATGATCTCGGGGATGCTGCTGACGTGGCACAACCTGCACTATTATCAGGAACTGATGCAGGGCCTGCGGGACGCGATCGCCAGCGGCACTTTCGCCGCCTTCGAGGAAGAGTTCCACGCCCAGCGGGCCGAAGGGGACATCCCGTCGCTCTGAGGCAGGTCAGTTACGGCTTTTGGTAAGCGCGATGACAAGCAGCCAGAGCGCGCTCAGACCGGCGAAGCTGGTGACGAAGAGCGCCTGATAGCCCGCGTCGGTGGTGGGGCCGACCCATGAGGTGAGCGCCGCTGCAATGAGCGCGAGGAAGAGATAGGGCAGGGCCGCGCTCAGCAGATCAGGCATCTTGCTGCCATCCGGACATGAGCGCGGCGCGCAGGGCTGACAGCAGCTCTGCGCCTTGCGTGTCGGCCCATGTCCTCAGCCGCAGACGGGCGTAGGCCCAAAGGCCGAGGCGATCCTCCAGCACGTCGCCATAGCGTTCCTCATCTGCGATGTCGCGGTCCCACCGGGCAAACCGTGCCTGCGCCTCTTCGGGATCGTTCACGTTGGACAGATCGTCAAAGAGGATCGGTCGCCCCGGATCGGCAAAGCTCGCGCCGGGCTGCCATGCCATCAGGAAGGGGCCGCGCCGCGATGGGTTGAGCTGCCCGCTGTCCACCGCCGCCCCGATCGCCAGATCGGCGGTCTCGAAGCGATAGCGCTGCAGGGCGATGGCGCAGGTCTCGCCGGGAGGGGCTTGGCGCGCGCGCGCGGCGGCGGCAGAGCTTTGCATGGGCCAGACGGTGACCACGACACGTTCAGAGGAGGGCCGCTCGGGCTGGGTGTCCGCAGGGGCGCTTAGGGACGCGACGAAGGCACGACAGATCATCGCGGCGCGCGCGGCTTCGGGGTCGCTGCTGCCTCTTGGGAACTGCGGCCCGCGGGCAAATGCGATCACCCCAAAGGCCCCGAAATCGCCCGGAGAAAGATCGCCGGGCCCTGCAAGCAGCCGCGCCGAGCCATGATAGAGCGCGCGCCCGGTCTGCCTTTCGAGGCTGCTGGGCGAAAAGGCCGGGGCAGAGCCACCCGGCGGCCCAGTGGTTGAGAGTTTCGACGAGGCACTCCGAAGCGGCGCATAGGCCGCGTCCGGCAGGCTGGCAAAAAGCACAATGAGCAAAACGGCGGGCAAAATATGGTGCATGACGCGGCTGATAGATCAAAAATCCTGGGTGAAATAGTTGCGTATTAATATACCTATGATTGTATCACGAAGGCCGGACCATGTGAACGGCCAGTGACTTGCAGCGCGGCGGCAGCCATTGAAACGTTCGGCACATCGCCAGTCATGCGTTCCGTGCAATTGTGCACATCGCTTTGCGCGCTTGCCGCAGCGCGGCGCGCGCTTATCTCTCGTTTCCCATGCCGGCCACCCTGGTCGGCAAGACACTGGACCCAAGCAAGGGAGAGACTTCATGACCGAGGCGCTCTTTACCCCGTTCACCGCAGGTGCCATCGAGATGGCCAACCGCGTGGTGATGGCCCCGCTCACCCGCAGCCGTGCCGACAATGACACCGCCGAAGTCGGCGACCTGCACGTGGAATACTACCGCCAGCGCGCTGGCGCAGGGCTGATCATCACCGAAGCCTCGCAGATCTCGGCGCAGGGCAAAGGCTATATCAAGACCCCGGGCATCTATTCCGAAGGCCAAGTGGCCGCGTGGAAGAAGGTGACCGATGCGGTGCACGCCGAAGGCGGCAAGATCGTCATCCAGCTGTGGCACGTGGGCCGCATCAGCCACACGTCTATTCAGCCGGACGGGCAGGCCCCGGTCGCGCCCTCGGCGATCCCGGCAGGCGCCAAGACCTTCACGGTCGATGGCCCGGCGGAAACCTCCACGCCGCGCGCGCTGGAGACCGAAGAGCTGGCCGGCATCGTCGCCGACTACCGCCACGCCGCCCGCGCGGCGATCGAGGCTGGTTTTGACGGCGTCGAGGTGCATGGCGCCAATGGCTATCTGATCGACCAGTTCCTGAAGACCGGCGCCAACAAGCGCGAGGACCAATACGGCGGCTCGATCGAGAACCGCGCGCGTTTCCTCTTTGAGGTGCTGGATGCGGTCACCGACGAGATCGGCGCCGATCGCACCGGCCTGCGTCTGTCGCCCTTCTCGCCAGCCAATGGCATCGACGATGACGACCCGCAGCCGCTGTTCGAATATGTGGTGAAGAAGCTGAACGCCTATAACCTGTCGTATCTGCACGTGGTCGAAGGCGCCACCGGCGGCCCGCGCGAGCTGGCCGAGGGCGAAAGCCTCGAGGCGCTGCACAAGCTCTATGAGGGCGTCTGGATGGGCAACAACGGCTATGACCGCGAGATGGCCATCGAGGCCGTCAAGAGCGGCAAGGCGGATCTGGTGGCCTTTGGCCGTCCGTTCATCTCGAACCCCGATCTGGTGACGCGCCTGCAAAAGAACGCGCCGCTGAACGAGGGCGACCAGAACACCTTCTATGCGGGCGGGGAGGAAGGCTACACCGACTACCCCACCCTGAGCGACGCCGCCTGACCGGGCGGTGAAGAGGCGCGCCACGCGAGTGTTAACCCGTGTTGCCGTTAAGGCTGTTGCAAGGTTTTCGCGTGGCGCGCCTCTATTCTCTCGCCATAGGCGAATTGGCGGCTTGCGCCCGGCGCAGCGGAGCGTCACATTGGTGAGAACGGGTCCCGCGCGCTTGAAAAGTTAACGCCCGCGCCCCACCTGAATACTCCGACAGGGGACGGCAAGGGTCGCCGATATCCGGGGCCAGACCGTCCTGCCACTAGCAAGGAATGCGTATGCAACAGCCTCTCAACACATCCTATCCGGTGCTGCCGCTGCGGGACATTGTTGTGTTTCCGCATATGATCGTGCCGCTCTTCGTGGGGCGCGAAAAATCGGTGCACGCGCTGGAAGAGGTTATGGCCGACGACAAGCAGATCCTGCTTGCCGCCCAGATCGACCCGTCCGTGGACGATCCCGATTCCGACGGCATCTATCGCGCTGGCGTGCTGGCCAACGTGCTGCAGCTGCTCAAGCTGCCCGACGGCACCGTGAAGGTGCTGGTCGAGGGGCAGGCGCGCGTGAAGATCACCGAATATATCGACAATGACCGCTTCTTCGAAGCCAAGGCCGAGTATCTTTCCGAGATGCCGGGCGACACCGCCGCGATCACCGCGCTGGTGCGCACCGTCGGCGAAGAGTTCGAACGTTACGCCAAGGTCAAGAAGAACATCCCCGAAGAGGCGCTCTCGGCGGTGTCCGAAACCACCGATCCGGCCAAGCTGGCCGACCTCGTGGCGGGTCACCTCGGCATCGAGGTGGAACAGAAGCAGGAGCTTCTGGAAACGCTGCCCGTGAGCGAGCGCCTCGAGAAGGTCTATGGCCTGATGCAGGGTGAACTGTCGGTTCTGCAGGTCGAGAAGAAGATCAAGACCCGCGTCAAGAGCCAGATGGAGAAGACCCAGCGCGAGTACTATCTGAATGAGCAGATGAAGGCCATTCAGAAGGAACTTGGCGACGGCGAAGATGGCCAGAACGAGATCAATGAACTGGCCGAAAAGATCGAGGCCACCAAGCTCTCGAAAGAGGCCAAGGAAAAGGCCGAGGCCGAGCTCAAGAAGCTGCGCAATATGAGCCCGATGTCCGCCGAGGCGACGGTTGTGCGCAACTATCTCGACTGGATGCTGTCGATCCCGTGGGGCGTGAAAAGCCGCGTGAAGAAGGATCTGGGCCGTGCTCAGGAAATCCTCGATCACGATCACTATAGCCTCGAGAAGGTCAAGGAACGGATCGTCGAATATCTCGCGGTTCAGGCGCGCAGCCAGAAGCTGAAGGGCCCGATCCTCTGCCTCGTCGGCCCGCCGGGCGTGGGTAAGACCTCGCTGGGCAAGTCGATGGCCAAGGCCACTGGGCGCGAGTTCATCCGCATCTCGCTGGGCGGCGTGCGGGACGAGTCCGAGATCCGCGGCCACCGCCGGACCTATATCGGCTCAATGCCGGGTAAGATCATCCAGGCGCTGAAGAAGGCGAAAACCACCAACCCGCTCATCCTGCTCGACGAGATCGACAAGATGGGGCAGGACTTCCGTGGCGATCCCGCATCGGCAATGCTCGAGGTGCTCGATCCCGAACAGAACGGCACCTTCGTCGATCACTACCTTGAGGTGGAGTACGATCTGTCGAACGTAATGTTCGTGACGACCTCGAACTCGTACAACATGCCCGGCCCGCTGCTTGACCGGATGGAGATTATCCCGCTCTCGGGCTACACCGAGGACGAGAAGCTCGAGATCACCAAGCGTCACCTGCTCGACAAGCAGATCAAGGCGCATGGTCTGAAGAAGGGCGAGTTCACCATCACCGATGAGGCGCTCACCGACATTCTGCGCTATTACACGCGCGAGGCCGGTGTGCGGAACCTCGAGCGGGAAGTGGCCAAGATCGCGCGGAAAGCCGTGACCAAGATCGTCAAGGGCGAGACCAAACACGTCGAAGTCACGCGCGAAAATCTCGACGACTTCCTCGGCGTGAAGAAATACCGCTACGGTCTGGCCGAGGACGAGAACCAAGTGGGGGTCGTCACCGGGCTTGCGTATACGTCGGTCGGCGGCGATCTGCTGCAGATCGAAGCGCTGCGCCTGCCGGGCAAAGGCCGGATGAAAACCACCGGCAAGCTTGGCGACGTGATGAAGGAGTCGATCGAGGCCGCGTCGAGCTATGTGCGCTCGATCTCGCCGCAGATCGGGGTGAAACCGCCGAAGTTCGACAAGATGGACATCCACGTCCACGTGCCGGACGGCGCCACGCCCAAGGACGGCCCTTCGGCCGGTCTTGCGATGGTGACGGCGATTGTCTCGGTGCTGACCGGCCTGCCGGTGCGCAAGGACATCGCCATGACCGGCGAGGTCACCCTGCGCGGCAATGCGTCGGCCATCGGCGGGCTCAAGGAGAAACTGCTCGCGGCTCTGCGGGGGGGCATCAAGACGGTGTTCATTCCCGAAGAGAACGAGAAGGACCTCGCCGAGCTGCCTGACAACGTGAAGCAGGGGCTCGAGATCATCCCGGTCAAGCACGTCTCGGAAGTGCTCGAGATGGCGCTGATCGGCAAGCCCCAGCCCATCGAGTGGGACGAGGAGGCTGAAGAGGCCGCCGCCGCCCTGCGTGCGAAGGAAGAAAAAGCCACGGGCGCGACGGCGCATTAAGCTGCTGTCATCTAAAGCTTCAGGGGCGGGCCTTCGGGTCCGCCCCTACTTCATGAGGCCCCATCAATCCTCAAACGCCGCTTCGTCTAGAGAAAAATATCCCGGGGAGTCCGCGCAAGCGGACGGGGCAGAGCCCCAGTTTTTATCCCGGGCGCGGGCCGATGCAGTTGCCCTCACGTCGGGCGAAAAATTTGTGAATTTTTTGCTCTGATCCCTCTTGCGCCCCCCCGGTCCTATCAGTAAAAGCCCGCCTACCGGGTGATTAGCTCAGTGGTAGAGCGCTTCGTTCACATCGAAGATGTCAGGAGTTCAAATCTCTTATCACCCACCATTTTTTCTAAAGGCGCGCTGACCGGTTTCCCCGAGGCGCGCCTTTTTCCTTTCCAGATCAAGCCATCAGTCCCGATAGCGCAGCAGCCAGGCGTCCTGTGTTCAAGGAGTCGCGAAAGCCTCGCCATGCGTTTGCTCGCCCGCAGCCAAAGGCCAAACAGCCGCCCGTTTCGCCGATCTGGCACCGGATAGCTGGCCGCATTGCACCCCGTCGGACCGCCATGAAGGCAGTGGAGCGAGACCGCGCAGAAGGATCGACAGATTGACGAAGGATGAGGCTTGAAAGCCGCCGCAAGCTTGGCTAAACCGCCCCTCACGGGTGATTAGCTCAGTTGGTAGAGCGCTTCGTTTACACCGAAGATGTCGGGAGTTCGAGTCTCTCATCACCCACCATTTTCCCATACGATCAATGTTTTAAATGGTGCCCGAGTGGGGCTGGGGCTTCGCTTTGCCGCGGTTTTCCCGTCTTGGCGCATGTGATCCCGTTCAGCCGCGGCTTGGCTGTTCTCAAAGATTCGGCGCGCTGTGGCGCATGCGCTCTGGGATGCGCGCAGACCTCTTCAGGTGGGCGAAAATATCCCCATACGCCTGACAGGCGACCTCAACCGAAAGCGGAAATCTCACAGCGGCGTGCCAGTGACCGAGCGCCCGCGCGAGAGGTAGCCGCAAGCCTCGGCGATGCCGGCGCTGCAGGCGACGGTCAGCACCTCGGCCTCGCTTGGCTTACGCGCAGCGCAGGCCCCAAGCGCGAGAAGCGCGGCGCAGGCAAAGGCGGTGAAGATCGGTCGAACAGGGGTCATTGAGTGGTCCTCATACCGCGATGAAGCCTCAGTTCCCAGCCCGATGCAAGCGCTGCAGCAAAAGGGGCCGCGGCGATGCGCGGCCCCCGGCGTCGTTCAGTCGTTCAGTCGGTCACGCGATCAGCGATAGGACAGCGATCTGATCATCGCGGCTTTCTGAGCCTCGGGCTTGCTCGAGGCGATGATCGCCAGCGCGTCGCCAAAGTGCTGCGCCGACATGTTCTGCATCTCGGCATCGGTCAGGTAGCGCCCCACGCTGTTCAGCTGGTGGGTCGAATAGGTGCGCGGCACCGCGCCACTGGTTGCAAGATATTCGACGCGCGTCGTGGCCCGGCGGTCGGACTGGCTGTTCCGGGTCATGGTGAACGCGTCGAGGATTTCACTGCGGTCGAGCAGGCTGATCACCGAGTCGGGCACATATTGCGAGAGTTGGTCGATCAGGGAGTTCTGCGCGGCGGCAGGGCTGCCGCTGGCGAGCGCCAGCGTCATGGCGGAAACGGCTAGAAGGGACTTCATGGCTTTTCCTTTCGGGGTCTGAATTCGTCTCTGAAATAAGGAATTCAAACAACTCGGCCCGGAAATATCGGACCGTTTGGGGCATGGCGAAAAACTTGGGCGGGAGAGGCGAGAGGCCCGTCCGACGGAGGTTCGGCAGCCTATGGGGACGGGTGGCATGCCGAAGATGCCCCATGAATGTACTTAACATAAAACGGCGCGCGGCGGAAGGTGGCAGCCTGTGTCAATGCCGGAGAACCCTATAGGGGGGGAGGGGTTAAACCCCCAGCCAGCGCCGTCCTGCAAGCCGTCCGACAAAGCCGCAGAGCACAATCGCAAGACCGTACCAGAGCAGGAAGAAGGCGGCGCTGTCCTCGTCGCAATGCACCGCATAGACCGCCGCCGCAGCAGCGCCCGCGAACAGCCCGGCAAGCATACCGGTGCGCGCGGGCCGGGGGTCGATCCGGTGCCGCAGGCCGCGGAAAAGGGCGATGGCGATCGGCAGGGCGAGCGCCGGGATCGACAGCAGACATTGCCACAGCGACTGCCCCAGAACGTCACCGCCCGAGAGTGCCGACAGCAGCCAGCCCGCGACGCTGGCGGCGGCCAGCAGCCCCAGCGGCCAGAGCGGCACCTGCGCTTCGGGATCGCTGCCCCGCAGCACGGCCCAAGCAAGGCCCGCCAGCACCACCGGAAGCCCCTGTTTGAC encodes:
- a CDS encoding DUF7218 family protein codes for the protein MTRDHGPSIKDDKLYSDLRDDGYSKEKAARIANAKANPDMHPSKKGGKAPPYEEWTKDALYERAQEIDIDGRSKMTKDQLIDALRDH
- a CDS encoding Hint domain-containing protein, which codes for MARAPLQTEATRALHSVSVYRGAHLRVVSGANLGDGLSFADDLQPDDVYALSPLARPCRLSLLPAAASPFQVAPGSETGTAGAELHLDSCLLFMSGDGAIIEAIVLVETDAEGLVTELYLMPLAPMQPRKDYALVGVSTQDALAKFAQAACVSFTRGTLITMASGVQRPVEDLQLGDRVLTRDDGPQEIRWIGHQVVRASGAFAPILIRAGALNNARDLLVSPDHRLFIYQRRDRLGAGRAELLVRARHLLNGESILQQQGGFVEYYQMLFDHHQIIYAEGIAAESMLVDTRTRAALPAELSEQLAALLPRHRATDQPEIEVQEVMLQRPDVADLLRRSSVG
- a CDS encoding SDR family oxidoreductase encodes the protein MDLGISGKTALVCASSKGLGRGCAEALAEAGCNLVMNARGAEALEQAAEEIRSTYGVEVVTAAADIVSEDGRAQVLELARGADILVTNAGGPPPGIWSDWDRSDFLKALDGNMLTPIALMQALLPGMMERGWGRVVNITSRSVKAPILQLGLSNSARAGLTGFVAGTSRQVAEKGVTINNLLPGVHETARIVQMDTHDAERTGRPIAEISAERASGIPTREYGQAADFGKMCAYLCSVHARFIVGQNIVLDGGETLATI
- the tgt gene encoding tRNA guanosine(34) transglycosylase Tgt translates to MSQTSFTLSGRDGAARTGVISTPRGEIRTPAFMPVGTAATVKAMLPESVRATGADILLGNTYHLMLRPGAERVARLGGLHKFMNWERPILTDSGGFQVMSLAGLRKLTEEGVTFKSHIDGSKHMLSPESSMEIQRLLGSDIVMCFDECPALPADRKRIEESMRLSMRWAQRSRDAFGDRPGHMLFGIQQGGLEEDLRGESAEALKSIGFDGYAVGGLAVGEGQEAMFKVLDFAPGQLPEDKPRYLMGVGKPDDIVGAVKRGIDMMDCVLPSRSGRTGQAWTRRGMVNIKNARHQDDPRPLDEHCSCPACRSYSRAYLHHVYRAGEMISGMLLTWHNLHYYQELMQGLRDAIASGTFAAFEEEFHAQRAEGDIPSL
- a CDS encoding alkene reductase, whose translation is MTEALFTPFTAGAIEMANRVVMAPLTRSRADNDTAEVGDLHVEYYRQRAGAGLIITEASQISAQGKGYIKTPGIYSEGQVAAWKKVTDAVHAEGGKIVIQLWHVGRISHTSIQPDGQAPVAPSAIPAGAKTFTVDGPAETSTPRALETEELAGIVADYRHAARAAIEAGFDGVEVHGANGYLIDQFLKTGANKREDQYGGSIENRARFLFEVLDAVTDEIGADRTGLRLSPFSPANGIDDDDPQPLFEYVVKKLNAYNLSYLHVVEGATGGPRELAEGESLEALHKLYEGVWMGNNGYDREMAIEAVKSGKADLVAFGRPFISNPDLVTRLQKNAPLNEGDQNTFYAGGEEGYTDYPTLSDAA
- the lon gene encoding endopeptidase La, translating into MQQPLNTSYPVLPLRDIVVFPHMIVPLFVGREKSVHALEEVMADDKQILLAAQIDPSVDDPDSDGIYRAGVLANVLQLLKLPDGTVKVLVEGQARVKITEYIDNDRFFEAKAEYLSEMPGDTAAITALVRTVGEEFERYAKVKKNIPEEALSAVSETTDPAKLADLVAGHLGIEVEQKQELLETLPVSERLEKVYGLMQGELSVLQVEKKIKTRVKSQMEKTQREYYLNEQMKAIQKELGDGEDGQNEINELAEKIEATKLSKEAKEKAEAELKKLRNMSPMSAEATVVRNYLDWMLSIPWGVKSRVKKDLGRAQEILDHDHYSLEKVKERIVEYLAVQARSQKLKGPILCLVGPPGVGKTSLGKSMAKATGREFIRISLGGVRDESEIRGHRRTYIGSMPGKIIQALKKAKTTNPLILLDEIDKMGQDFRGDPASAMLEVLDPEQNGTFVDHYLEVEYDLSNVMFVTTSNSYNMPGPLLDRMEIIPLSGYTEDEKLEITKRHLLDKQIKAHGLKKGEFTITDEALTDILRYYTREAGVRNLEREVAKIARKAVTKIVKGETKHVEVTRENLDDFLGVKKYRYGLAEDENQVGVVTGLAYTSVGGDLLQIEALRLPGKGRMKTTGKLGDVMKESIEAASSYVRSISPQIGVKPPKFDKMDIHVHVPDGATPKDGPSAGLAMVTAIVSVLTGLPVRKDIAMTGEVTLRGNASAIGGLKEKLLAALRGGIKTVFIPEENEKDLAELPDNVKQGLEIIPVKHVSEVLEMALIGKPQPIEWDEEAEEAAAALRAKEEKATGATAH